A single genomic interval of Natronolimnobius sp. AArcel1 harbors:
- a CDS encoding Hsp20/alpha crystallin family protein: MRGNPFDEIEDMLDRVSRQVEEGVASGGLQVPGSVAVDVADTADEFVVTADLPGYETDDIELTLSEGTLRLEANREDELEFTDGDYIRRERSRKTANRRIRLPEPVEEDEISAGYENGVLTVRLPKVVGSDESKEIDIE; the protein is encoded by the coding sequence ATGCGAGGAAACCCATTCGACGAAATCGAGGACATGCTCGACCGCGTCAGCCGACAGGTCGAAGAAGGCGTCGCAAGCGGCGGCCTACAGGTTCCTGGCTCCGTGGCAGTCGACGTCGCTGACACCGCAGACGAGTTCGTCGTCACGGCCGACCTCCCCGGCTACGAGACCGATGACATCGAACTGACGCTCTCGGAGGGCACGCTGCGTCTCGAGGCCAATCGGGAAGACGAACTCGAGTTCACCGACGGCGACTACATCCGTCGTGAGCGAAGTCGGAAGACGGCGAACCGTCGCATTCGCCTGCCCGAGCCGGTCGAAGAAGACGAGATTTCTGCGGGCTACGAAAACGGCGTCCTGACGGTGCGACTGCCGAAAGTCGTCGGTAGCGACGAGTCCAAAGAGATAGACATCGAATAG
- a CDS encoding ABC transporter ATP-binding protein produces MKLQTESLGKDYGNGSWGIRDVTLEFEDGIHGLLGPNGAGKSTLMGILTTVLKPTTGTAYWNGTDIVESPDTVRHVLGYLPQEFGVYPDLTLEEFLEYIAALRGLDSETASARIGELLELTNLTAVRSRKLRTFSGGMRQRAGIAQALLNDPELLIVDEPTVGLDPAERVRLRNALGNAGADRMVILSTHIVPDIEATAKTVAVLDSGRVVTHSETEAIVDQMTGSVYECCVSRSELPSLRDRYQICHTVQHADGVDVRVIAETPPTDNAERVTPSLEDAYLDMISVDNGQ; encoded by the coding sequence ATGAAGCTACAGACCGAATCCCTCGGAAAAGACTACGGGAACGGTTCCTGGGGAATTCGTGATGTAACGCTCGAGTTCGAGGATGGTATCCACGGACTTCTGGGACCGAACGGTGCCGGAAAATCGACATTGATGGGGATTCTCACAACCGTTTTGAAACCGACGACTGGCACTGCCTACTGGAACGGAACCGATATTGTGGAGTCACCAGATACAGTCCGTCACGTCCTCGGATATCTTCCGCAGGAGTTCGGTGTCTATCCCGATCTCACGCTCGAGGAATTTCTCGAGTACATTGCGGCACTGCGTGGACTCGATTCGGAGACTGCGAGCGCACGAATAGGGGAATTGCTCGAACTGACCAACCTGACAGCTGTTCGATCCCGAAAGTTGAGAACGTTTTCTGGAGGCATGCGTCAGCGGGCTGGTATCGCGCAGGCGTTACTCAACGATCCGGAGTTACTCATCGTTGACGAACCGACTGTTGGACTCGATCCAGCGGAACGCGTTCGACTTCGGAACGCCTTGGGCAATGCCGGTGCTGACCGGATGGTAATTCTTTCAACCCACATTGTGCCGGATATCGAGGCTACCGCGAAGACAGTCGCGGTTCTCGATTCTGGACGCGTTGTTACTCACTCTGAAACCGAAGCGATTGTAGATCAAATGACCGGATCTGTCTACGAATGTTGTGTCTCACGGTCTGAACTCCCGTCGCTCAGGGATCGGTACCAGATCTGTCATACAGTTCAACACGCTGACGGAGTGGACGTTCGAGTCATTGCGGAAACGCCTCCGACCGATAACGCCGAGCGTGTGACTCCTTCGCTCGAGGATGCATATCTCGACATGATTTCGGTGGACAATGGTCAGTAA
- a CDS encoding ABC-2 transporter permease — MVSNRRKIYAVARADLLQRIRSRRLVAVLAVVAYLGYIVNSGQIELSYQIQDGDTYVNYYGEPTADVIGIKAGLTGSVILLFGGFFLVKNTLERDRLHDVDRLIASMPVSDRTYLFGKWLSNIALTGVVVATLGFVAITYHLVNGVGTTDPIALLVPLLLLALPVGAFVGAVALLFETVDRLDGTLGNIGYFFLAMIALVGITPASEALPEDIPRWLMALDLVGLLAVYEVTVSAALDEIPGYNGGLPALGTFGGDEAFTMTVESWPIWAVFQRLGLLAVSAGIVLAATIAFTRVDSGSSPSSPDRSGLTAWIPSTGSAGSNTGQESENPTDGGMAVSDSGGVHPDAGESSTIDVSSLTSVETRDASGFGRLVDAELRLALRGRQRWWYAGALGFVFVPLFSLVTAGSADVPVDTFRQLALPLAYVWPIFIWSAMGVRPSQHQMTELVWSSQRPVGQLLSEWIAGVLVAIGIGSGLLVAFLAAGETALALGFASAILFAPSLAIAAGIWSRTPRMFELTYLLLWYFGPLNGGVPVDFIGVTTASLEQGVPIAFIGASVVLLGVALARRKSEIQ; from the coding sequence ATGGTCAGTAACAGACGGAAAATCTACGCCGTTGCCCGCGCGGATTTACTGCAACGAATCCGCTCGCGTCGATTGGTCGCTGTTTTGGCGGTGGTCGCATATCTCGGCTACATCGTCAATAGCGGACAGATCGAGTTGTCCTATCAAATCCAAGACGGTGATACGTACGTCAACTATTATGGTGAACCCACTGCAGACGTCATCGGAATCAAGGCGGGTCTCACCGGTTCAGTAATACTCCTGTTCGGGGGCTTTTTCCTCGTGAAAAACACCCTCGAACGTGACCGGTTGCACGATGTCGACCGGTTGATCGCAAGTATGCCGGTGTCCGATCGAACGTATCTCTTTGGCAAGTGGCTGAGTAATATTGCACTCACCGGTGTTGTCGTTGCGACACTCGGATTCGTGGCGATAACCTACCATCTGGTCAACGGCGTTGGGACGACGGATCCGATCGCGCTGCTGGTCCCGCTACTCCTGCTCGCGCTCCCGGTGGGTGCGTTCGTCGGTGCGGTAGCGTTGCTGTTCGAGACGGTCGACCGACTCGACGGGACGCTCGGAAACATTGGGTACTTCTTCCTGGCGATGATCGCGCTGGTCGGTATCACGCCTGCGAGTGAGGCGCTCCCGGAGGATATTCCACGTTGGCTCATGGCGCTCGATCTCGTTGGATTGCTTGCAGTCTACGAGGTGACTGTTAGCGCAGCACTGGACGAGATCCCGGGATACAATGGGGGCCTTCCAGCCTTGGGAACATTCGGTGGAGACGAAGCGTTCACTATGACGGTCGAGAGCTGGCCGATTTGGGCGGTCTTCCAGCGACTCGGTCTTCTCGCGGTTTCGGCCGGGATCGTCCTCGCCGCAACGATCGCATTTACTCGAGTGGATTCGGGCTCGAGTCCGTCGTCACCGGATCGATCCGGACTGACGGCGTGGATCCCTTCCACCGGCTCTGCGGGTAGTAACACAGGACAGGAATCCGAGAATCCCACTGACGGTGGGATGGCTGTATCGGATTCCGGTGGTGTCCATCCGGATGCAGGTGAGTCGTCAACGATCGACGTTTCGTCGTTGACGAGCGTGGAAACGCGCGATGCGAGTGGATTTGGACGACTCGTCGATGCAGAGCTTCGATTGGCGCTTCGGGGACGGCAACGGTGGTGGTACGCCGGTGCGCTTGGATTCGTTTTCGTTCCGCTTTTCAGCCTCGTCACCGCTGGTTCGGCAGACGTCCCGGTCGATACCTTCCGGCAACTAGCTCTTCCGCTCGCGTACGTGTGGCCGATATTCATCTGGTCCGCGATGGGCGTTCGTCCGAGCCAACACCAGATGACAGAACTCGTGTGGTCGTCTCAACGACCGGTCGGTCAACTGCTCTCGGAGTGGATTGCTGGCGTTCTCGTGGCCATCGGTATCGGGAGTGGGTTGCTTGTCGCGTTCCTCGCAGCGGGCGAGACAGCACTGGCTCTCGGATTCGCGAGTGCCATCCTGTTTGCCCCGTCGCTGGCCATTGCGGCAGGTATCTGGAGTCGAACGCCTCGAATGTTCGAACTTACCTACCTGCTCCTGTGGTATTTTGGCCCGCTCAACGGCGGCGTTCCGGTCGATTTCATCGGTGTGACGACAGCTAGCCTCGAGCAAGGCGTTCCAATCGCGTTCATTGGGGCAAGCGTCGTCTTGCTCGGTGTTGCACTCGCTCGCCGTAAATCCGAGATCCAATAG
- a CDS encoding winged-helix domain-containing protein, with amino-acid sequence MSQGRDDAGRFEESVTEQDILKVFDYEDDPVLTAPEVADGLRRFGKQITPEGVRNRLGEMDEKGLVSRKKLGARAVGWWAEVAPELDSTTADTIDSRKESDEWEEL; translated from the coding sequence ATGAGCCAAGGACGCGATGACGCGGGCCGGTTCGAGGAGTCCGTTACCGAACAAGATATCCTCAAAGTATTCGACTACGAGGATGATCCAGTCCTCACAGCGCCAGAAGTTGCTGACGGTCTTCGGCGATTTGGGAAGCAAATCACCCCTGAAGGGGTCCGAAACCGACTTGGTGAGATGGACGAGAAAGGTCTTGTAAGCCGCAAAAAGCTCGGTGCGAGAGCTGTGGGATGGTGGGCAGAGGTAGCCCCCGAACTTGATTCTACCACTGCCGACACGATTGACTCGAGAAAAGAGTCTGACGAGTGGGAGGAATTGTAG
- a CDS encoding type II toxin-antitoxin system RelE/ParE family toxin: MATVLLHPDVEKELDSLPNDIEDRIRSKLTEAGENPDRHLKPLNGRDEYSLRIGKRRAIIDWIHEQDELRVLELDTRDTVYQ; encoded by the coding sequence ATGGCGACAGTGTTGTTGCATCCAGACGTAGAGAAGGAACTGGACTCTCTCCCAAACGATATCGAGGATCGAATTCGATCAAAATTGACTGAGGCTGGGGAGAATCCGGACCGTCACCTCAAACCGCTTAACGGACGAGATGAGTACTCGCTCCGCATCGGGAAACGACGAGCAATTATCGATTGGATCCACGAACAGGACGAACTTCGCGTCCTGGAACTCGATACTCGAGACACAGTATATCAGTAG
- the pheA gene encoding prephenate dehydratase — MTAVTLGPEGTYSHRATTAVADDGEIDFRQSVTAIVDAVATGEYDRGVIPIENSIEGSVTESLDALAEYDVAVVREIVTPIRHALLAQGEGFDTIASHSQALAQCRSYLEREFPDATLEAVASTAQGVEFARDDPSVAGIGHPANSENGTNLEVLAEDIQDQDSNATRFFAIAPTDARSSGGGKTSLVVYPDVDYPGLLLEMLEPFAERDINMARVESRPSGQRLGDYVFHIDIEAGLYETRTQDALEEIEALAENGWVRRLGSYDTEHVVK; from the coding sequence ATGACTGCAGTGACGCTCGGACCTGAAGGGACCTATTCGCATCGCGCGACGACGGCAGTCGCTGATGACGGCGAAATCGATTTCCGCCAGTCGGTGACGGCAATCGTCGACGCCGTCGCGACCGGCGAGTACGACCGCGGCGTGATTCCTATCGAGAACAGTATCGAAGGCTCCGTCACGGAGAGTCTGGACGCGCTCGCAGAGTACGACGTCGCCGTCGTCCGCGAAATCGTCACGCCGATCCGCCACGCCTTACTCGCCCAGGGTGAAGGCTTCGACACCATCGCCAGCCACTCCCAGGCACTCGCACAGTGTCGATCCTACCTCGAGCGAGAGTTCCCGGACGCGACGCTCGAGGCCGTCGCAAGCACGGCCCAGGGCGTCGAGTTCGCCCGCGACGATCCGTCGGTGGCAGGAATCGGCCACCCCGCAAATTCCGAGAACGGAACGAATCTCGAGGTGCTCGCGGAGGATATTCAGGATCAGGACTCGAACGCGACCCGCTTCTTCGCCATCGCGCCGACCGACGCGCGCTCGAGTGGCGGCGGCAAGACCTCGCTCGTCGTCTACCCCGACGTTGACTACCCCGGGCTCTTGCTCGAGATGCTCGAGCCCTTCGCCGAGCGCGATATCAACATGGCCCGCGTCGAGTCGCGCCCGAGCGGCCAGCGACTGGGCGATTACGTCTTCCACATCGATATCGAGGCCGGCCTGTACGAGACGCGAACGCAGGACGCACTCGAGGAGATTGAAGCGCTCGCGGAGAATGGCTGGGTGCGCCGGCTGGGATCGTACGATACGGAACACGTCGTCAAGTAA
- a CDS encoding non-histone chromosomal MC1 family protein, which produces MVREDGKRNFALRESSGEETSVFSGNTPRQAALKAARRLEPGSSEEDAERVELQLREKGTDKVHIYEGWAWEQTAPDDKPDWMPGEITEANVSKQGIDHLEE; this is translated from the coding sequence ATGGTACGTGAAGACGGTAAGCGCAACTTCGCACTGCGGGAATCGAGCGGGGAGGAAACAAGTGTCTTCTCAGGGAACACGCCCCGACAGGCGGCACTGAAAGCAGCCCGACGCCTCGAGCCTGGCTCGAGCGAGGAGGATGCAGAGCGTGTTGAACTGCAACTCCGCGAGAAGGGCACGGATAAAGTCCACATTTACGAAGGGTGGGCGTGGGAGCAGACTGCGCCTGACGACAAACCAGACTGGATGCCGGGCGAGATTACGGAGGCGAACGTCTCGAAGCAAGGAATCGACCACCTCGAGGAGTGA
- a CDS encoding phenylalanine--tRNA ligase beta subunit-related protein — MPTVDIDPDELRALTDRDDTDDEQLKEDLFGLGLEFEGRTEDGAFELEFAPDRLDRLSVEGVARSLGYQYGDSRGVHVPSTNSAEWTIEVADSVPEERPYVTGAIIRDVNLDEDSLDSLIQLQEKLHATMGRKRAKGAIGIHDLTMIKGTAPTEGNPTIEYVGVEPEEDTFVPLDSNDEMSPAGVLEDHQTGQTYADLVSEYERYPAIYDDLGLFSFPPVINGRRTEVTTDSRDLFVEMTGTDQWTIDKMLNIVCYALAARGATIEEVTVNYPDHELVRPDLSTKTKTVAHSRIETILGIDLDPEDVIDLAERSGLDATKRTDGETDEDESTITPLADRDGLEERDTPDGSGETQAGGDAPTDTLVYDVTIPPYRVDVLHPLDVIDDLGRAYGFNELEPRYPDVGTVGGRHERSRLERSVREQLVGLGFEDLLNFHMISEEENYERVDVSPDDDVYGAGKPATIKGPYSEDFTMLRTWVTPSLLMVLERNTHRAYPQDLAEIGFTAEVDESENTGVTERRRVGAVLASHDAGYEDAKARLQALCRKFDVDLETPPTEHPTYISGRTASVVIDGEEVGVIGEVHPKVLVEHDLEVPVAGFEFDLAALR, encoded by the coding sequence ATGCCCACTGTCGATATCGACCCTGACGAACTGCGTGCGCTGACCGACCGCGACGACACGGACGACGAGCAACTCAAGGAGGACCTGTTCGGCCTCGGCCTCGAGTTCGAAGGTCGAACCGAAGACGGTGCGTTCGAACTCGAGTTCGCGCCGGACCGTCTCGACCGGCTCTCGGTCGAAGGCGTCGCCCGCTCGCTTGGCTACCAGTACGGCGACTCTCGAGGTGTGCACGTTCCCTCGACGAACTCGGCCGAGTGGACCATCGAGGTCGCTGACTCCGTCCCCGAGGAGCGCCCGTACGTCACTGGGGCGATCATCCGCGACGTGAACCTCGACGAGGACAGCCTCGACTCGCTCATCCAGTTACAGGAGAAACTGCACGCGACGATGGGGCGCAAGCGCGCGAAGGGCGCGATTGGGATTCACGACCTGACGATGATAAAAGGGACTGCGCCCACCGAGGGCAACCCAACCATCGAGTACGTCGGCGTCGAACCTGAAGAAGACACATTCGTCCCACTCGATTCGAACGACGAGATGTCGCCCGCAGGCGTTCTCGAGGACCACCAGACCGGCCAGACCTACGCCGACCTCGTCAGTGAGTACGAGCGCTACCCAGCGATCTACGACGATCTCGGGCTGTTCTCGTTCCCGCCGGTGATCAACGGCCGGCGCACCGAGGTCACGACCGACTCGAGAGACCTGTTCGTCGAGATGACCGGCACGGACCAGTGGACGATTGATAAGATGCTGAACATCGTCTGCTACGCCCTCGCGGCGCGCGGCGCAACCATCGAGGAGGTCACGGTCAACTATCCAGATCACGAACTCGTTCGGCCGGATCTCTCCACGAAGACGAAGACGGTCGCCCACAGTCGAATCGAGACCATTCTTGGCATTGATCTCGACCCCGAGGACGTGATTGATCTGGCCGAACGGTCGGGACTCGACGCCACGAAACGCACGGACGGAGAGACAGATGAAGACGAGAGCACCATCACACCGCTTGCGGATCGAGATGGACTCGAGGAACGCGACACCCCAGACGGTTCGGGCGAGACGCAGGCTGGCGGCGACGCGCCAACAGACACTCTCGTCTACGACGTCACGATCCCACCGTACCGCGTCGACGTCCTTCATCCGCTGGACGTCATCGACGACCTCGGGCGCGCCTACGGGTTCAACGAACTCGAGCCGCGCTATCCCGACGTGGGAACCGTCGGTGGCCGCCACGAGCGCTCTCGCCTCGAGCGATCCGTCCGCGAGCAACTCGTCGGCCTCGGCTTCGAGGATCTGCTGAACTTCCACATGATCAGCGAGGAGGAGAACTACGAGCGCGTCGACGTCTCGCCCGACGACGATGTCTACGGCGCGGGCAAGCCAGCGACGATCAAAGGCCCCTACAGCGAGGACTTCACCATGCTTCGGACATGGGTCACGCCATCACTATTGATGGTCTTAGAGCGCAACACCCACCGCGCGTACCCGCAGGATCTCGCGGAAATCGGGTTCACCGCTGAAGTCGATGAAAGCGAAAATACTGGCGTTACGGAACGCCGCCGCGTCGGTGCCGTCCTCGCAAGCCACGATGCGGGCTACGAGGACGCCAAAGCGCGCCTGCAGGCGCTCTGTCGCAAGTTCGATGTCGACCTCGAGACGCCGCCGACGGAACACCCCACCTACATTTCGGGTCGAACGGCGAGCGTCGTCATCGATGGCGAGGAAGTCGGCGTCATCGGCGAGGTACATCCAAAGGTGCTCGTCGAGCACGACCTCGAGGTGCCCGTAGCAGGCTTCGAGTTCGATCTCGCGGCACTGCGCTGA
- a CDS encoding phenylalanine--tRNA ligase subunit alpha, with translation MQLPESQVAVLEAATADDAQSVDALAAATQLPPETVTGAVFELEDEGLVAVAERVDETLTLTDEGSEYANSQLPEITLYEAALEAGADDEPAQMGRVIGQSGLEGPGVDIALSNYARKGYGVIDSGEITADADADPTADAEANALAELEGADETPVDSVDIDEGTLEQLERRGLVEISETTVREVTLTELAVTELMAGLETAETVGQVTPELLTSGEWEDVEFAEYNVEADAERFEGGNVHILRQTAERVKDVLVGMGFQEMEGPHVDADFWINDCLFMPQDHPARTHWDRFALEEPTHIDDLPEGLVSDVEQAHRQGVGPDGEGYHSPWDEDFARALALRGHTTSLSTRYLSGEEIGEIEPPARFFSVEKVYRNDTLDPTHLLEFFQIEGWVMAKDLSVRDLMGTFEEFYAQFGITDIQFKPHYNPYTEPSFELFGTHPTTGELVEIGNSGIFREEMLEPLGVECDVMAWGLALERLLMLMYGFEDIRDIHGTLCDLDLLRNTEVTY, from the coding sequence ATGCAACTTCCAGAATCACAGGTCGCGGTCTTGGAGGCCGCAACCGCGGACGACGCACAGTCCGTCGACGCCCTCGCCGCGGCGACCCAACTCCCGCCGGAAACCGTCACCGGCGCTGTCTTCGAACTCGAGGACGAGGGGCTGGTCGCCGTCGCCGAACGAGTCGACGAAACGCTCACACTCACCGACGAAGGGAGCGAGTACGCCAACAGCCAGTTGCCCGAGATCACGCTCTACGAGGCCGCACTCGAGGCCGGCGCGGACGACGAGCCAGCCCAGATGGGCCGAGTTATCGGCCAGTCGGGACTCGAGGGGCCGGGCGTCGACATCGCACTCTCGAACTACGCGCGCAAGGGCTACGGCGTAATCGATAGCGGCGAGATTACAGCAGATGCCGACGCCGACCCCACAGCCGACGCGGAGGCCAACGCGCTCGCCGAACTCGAGGGCGCAGACGAGACGCCCGTCGATAGCGTCGATATCGACGAGGGGACGCTCGAGCAACTCGAGCGGCGCGGCCTCGTCGAGATTTCGGAGACAACAGTTCGTGAGGTGACGCTAACCGAACTTGCCGTGACGGAACTGATGGCCGGTCTCGAGACCGCCGAGACTGTCGGCCAGGTGACGCCAGAACTCCTGACCAGCGGGGAGTGGGAGGATGTCGAGTTCGCCGAATACAACGTCGAAGCCGACGCCGAGCGCTTCGAGGGCGGCAACGTCCACATCCTGCGCCAGACAGCCGAGCGCGTCAAAGACGTCCTCGTCGGGATGGGCTTTCAGGAGATGGAAGGCCCGCACGTCGATGCGGACTTCTGGATCAATGACTGCCTGTTCATGCCGCAGGACCACCCAGCACGAACGCACTGGGATCGGTTCGCACTCGAGGAGCCGACGCACATCGACGACCTCCCCGAGGGGCTCGTCTCGGATGTCGAGCAGGCACACCGCCAGGGCGTCGGCCCGGACGGCGAGGGCTATCACTCGCCGTGGGACGAGGACTTCGCCCGCGCGCTCGCGCTGCGGGGACACACGACCTCGCTGTCGACGCGCTATCTCTCGGGTGAGGAAATCGGCGAGATTGAACCGCCCGCACGCTTCTTCAGCGTCGAGAAGGTGTACCGGAACGATACGCTCGATCCGACTCACTTGCTCGAGTTCTTCCAGATCGAGGGCTGGGTGATGGCTAAGGACCTCTCCGTGCGCGATCTGATGGGCACCTTCGAGGAGTTTTACGCCCAGTTCGGCATCACGGACATCCAGTTCAAACCCCACTACAACCCCTACACCGAGCCAAGCTTCGAGCTGTTCGGCACGCATCCGACAACGGGCGAGTTGGTCGAAATCGGCAACTCCGGTATTTTCCGCGAGGAGATGCTCGAGCCACTCGGCGTGGAGTGCGACGTGATGGCCTGGGGACTCGCTCTCGAGCGCCTGCTCATGCTGATGTACGGCTTCGAGGACATTCGCGACATCCACGGCACGCTGTGTGATCTGGATCTGCTTCGCAACACGGAGGTGACCTACTGA
- a CDS encoding Gfo/Idh/MocA family protein → MTDYTVAFIGTGDAADLTNPGPDGFAMNYYHAEAYEALENCTLAACADIDADRAAAFADEFDIAGEHTYADYETMLAKAEPDIVSISVWPDIHADVVIDCARADSVEAIHCEKPMDLTWDGAERMARVCQQRGVQLTFNHMRRFKPTWVEARDLIESGEIGSLERVELSLGNIYDGGTHEFDFATGVVGDRPAEWVLGQIDYREENRWFGVHNENQAFAQWEYDNGVYGVVTTGKGNSLIPAHMRFTGTDGVLDVNPDDEDADNVVRWRGHGEADWNRRTLEEGAWTDPINDAIAHVVECLETGAEPELSARRALNTTEIIFGIWESARRRGRVDFPLEIEGNPLHEMVESGALEPDPAAD, encoded by the coding sequence ATGACTGACTACACCGTCGCGTTCATCGGCACCGGCGACGCGGCCGACCTGACCAATCCAGGCCCCGACGGCTTCGCGATGAACTACTACCACGCAGAGGCCTACGAGGCTCTCGAGAACTGTACGCTCGCTGCCTGTGCGGATATCGACGCCGACCGCGCGGCCGCCTTCGCCGACGAGTTCGATATCGCGGGCGAACACACGTACGCGGATTACGAGACGATGCTCGCCAAAGCCGAGCCCGATATCGTCTCGATCTCCGTCTGGCCGGACATCCACGCCGACGTGGTCATCGACTGCGCCCGCGCCGACAGCGTCGAGGCGATCCACTGCGAGAAGCCCATGGACCTCACCTGGGACGGCGCAGAGCGAATGGCTCGAGTCTGCCAGCAACGCGGCGTCCAACTCACGTTCAACCACATGCGCCGGTTCAAGCCGACGTGGGTTGAGGCCCGCGACCTCATCGAGTCGGGCGAAATCGGCTCTCTCGAGCGCGTCGAACTCTCACTTGGAAACATCTACGACGGCGGCACGCACGAGTTCGATTTCGCGACCGGCGTGGTCGGCGACCGCCCGGCGGAGTGGGTGCTCGGCCAGATCGACTATCGCGAGGAGAACCGCTGGTTCGGCGTGCACAACGAGAATCAGGCGTTCGCCCAGTGGGAGTACGACAACGGCGTGTACGGCGTCGTCACCACCGGCAAGGGGAACTCGCTCATCCCCGCACACATGCGCTTTACCGGCACCGACGGCGTCCTCGACGTGAATCCGGACGACGAAGACGCGGACAACGTCGTCCGCTGGCGCGGCCACGGCGAGGCCGACTGGAACCGACGCACGCTCGAGGAAGGTGCCTGGACGGACCCGATCAACGACGCCATTGCGCACGTCGTCGAGTGTCTCGAGACCGGCGCAGAACCGGAACTCAGCGCACGACGGGCGCTCAACACGACCGAAATTATCTTCGGCATCTGGGAGTCCGCCCGCCGCCGCGGCCGCGTGGACTTCCCGCTCGAGATAGAGGGGAATCCACTCCACGAGATGGTCGAGTCGGGCGCGCTCGAGCCCGACCCTGCTGCTGACTAA